One Phyllostomus discolor isolate MPI-MPIP mPhyDis1 chromosome 10, mPhyDis1.pri.v3, whole genome shotgun sequence genomic window carries:
- the LOC114508134 gene encoding olfactory receptor-like protein OLF3: MGTDNHTWVREFILLGLSRDWDTQVSLFVLFVVMYLVTVLGNLLIVLLIRLDGRLHTPMYFFLTNLALVDVSYATSIVPQMLAHFLAEQKVIPYVSCAAQLFFSLGLGGIEFVLLVVMAYNRYVAMCDPLRYSVIMHGGLCARLAITFWVSGSVNSVMLTVITFQLPMCSNKFIDHISCELLAVVRLACVDTSSNEIAIMVSSIVLLMSPFFLVLLSYIKIITSILQIRSTEGRKKAFHTCASHLTVVVLCYGMAIVTYIQPRSGPSVLQEKLISLFYAILTPMLNPMIYSLRNKEVKGAWQKLLGQSSGFTSKLAT, from the coding sequence ATGGGAACAGACAACCACACGTGGGTGAGAGAGTTCATTCTCCTCGGCCTGTCCAGGGACTGGGACACTCAGGTGTCTCTCTTTGTCCTGTTCGTGGTCATGTACCTGGTGACAGTGCTGGGGAACCTCCTCATTGTCCTTCTGATCAGACTGGACGGCCGACTGCACACTCCCATGTACTTCTTTCTCACCAACCTCGCCCTCGTCGACGTCTCCTATGCCACGAGCATCGTCCCTCAGATGTTGGCTCATTTTCTTGCTGAACAGAAAGTGATCCCCTATGTGAGCTGTGCAGCAcagttatttttctccttgggACTGGGTGGCATTGAGTTTGTTCTACTGGTGGTAATGGCCTACAATCGCTATGTGGCTATGTGTGATCCCCTGAGGTACTCAGTCATCATGCATGGAGGGCTCTGTGCTAGGCTGGCCATCACCTTCTGGGTCAGTGGCTCTGTGAACTCTGTCATGCTCACTGTTATCACCTTTCAGCTGCCCATGTGCTCAAATAAGTTTATTGATCACATATCCTGTGAACTCCTAGCTGTGGTCAGGCTGGCCTGTGTGGACACCTCCTCCAATGAGATCGCAATCATGGTTTCTAGCATTGTCCTACTGATGTCCCCATTCTTTCTGGTCCTCTTGTCCTACATCAAGATCATCACCTCCATCCTACAGATCAGGTCCACAGAGGGCAGGAAGAAAGCCTTCCACACCTGTGCCTCTCACCTCACAGTGGTGGTCCTGTGCTATGGCATGGCCATTGTCACTTACATCCAGCCCCGCTCTGGCCCCTCTGTCCTCCAAGAGAAGTTGATCTCTCTCTTTTATGCCATTCTGACGCCCATGCTGAACCCCATGATTTACAGTCTGAGGAATAAGGAGGTAAAGGGGGCCTGGCAGAAACTCTTAGGGCAATCATCTGGATTCACATCAAAACTGGCAACTTGA